A part of Haloarchaeobius sp. HME9146 genomic DNA contains:
- the rpiA gene encoding ribose-5-phosphate isomerase RpiA encodes MKNTSGTTEQKRRAGESAADLVADGMVVGLGTGSTAAHAIAALGQAVDSGLDIRGIPTSFQSRQLALEHGIPLTTLDAVDAVDIAIDGADQVAGFTLVKGGGAAHAREKIVDAAADRFVVVADPSKLADELDYPVPVEVLPDARPTVADSITDLGGDPTLRAAERKDGPVVTDNGNLVFDCDFGAVTDPATLASDLSALPGVVEHGLFVDLADEVHVGLDDGVERRTR; translated from the coding sequence ATGAAGAACACGAGCGGCACCACCGAACAGAAGCGCCGCGCCGGCGAGAGTGCGGCCGACCTCGTCGCGGACGGGATGGTCGTCGGCCTCGGGACCGGCTCGACGGCGGCCCACGCCATCGCGGCGCTCGGGCAGGCGGTCGACAGCGGCCTCGACATCCGGGGTATCCCGACCTCCTTCCAGTCGCGCCAGCTCGCACTGGAGCACGGGATTCCCCTGACCACGCTCGATGCGGTCGACGCCGTCGACATCGCCATCGATGGAGCCGACCAGGTCGCGGGGTTCACGCTGGTCAAGGGCGGCGGGGCGGCCCACGCTCGCGAGAAGATCGTCGACGCGGCCGCGGACCGCTTCGTCGTCGTCGCGGACCCCTCGAAGCTCGCCGACGAGCTGGACTACCCGGTTCCCGTCGAGGTGCTCCCGGACGCACGCCCGACCGTCGCCGACAGCATCACCGACCTCGGCGGCGACCCGACGCTCCGGGCGGCCGAACGCAAGGACGGCCCGGTCGTCACCGACAACGGGAACCTCGTCTTCGACTGTGACTTCGGAGCGGTCACCGACCCCGCCACGCTCGCGAGCGACCTGTCGGCACTCCCCGGCGTGGTCGAACACGGCCTCTTCGTCGACCTGGCCGACGAGGTACACGTCGGACTCGACGACGGTGTCGAACGACGGACACGGTAG
- a CDS encoding GIY-YIG nuclease family protein has protein sequence MSDHYVYVLECADGTLYTGYTTDVERRVAEHDAGEGAKYTRGRTPVELRYEESFESKSAAMSREYEIKQLSRRQKEALIRGDSR, from the coding sequence GTGAGTGACCACTACGTCTACGTCCTGGAGTGTGCCGACGGGACGCTGTACACCGGCTACACCACGGACGTCGAGCGACGCGTGGCGGAACACGACGCGGGCGAGGGCGCGAAGTACACCCGTGGCCGGACGCCGGTCGAACTCCGCTACGAGGAGTCGTTCGAGTCGAAGTCGGCCGCGATGTCCCGCGAGTACGAGATAAAACAGCTCTCGCGCCGGCAGAAGGAGGCGCTCATTCGAGGAGACTCGCGATAG
- a CDS encoding ABC transporter ATP-binding protein, translating into MHSAATDGPAVRLTDVRKTYQVGEPVHALDGVSLDIPRGSYTAVMGPSGSGKSTLMNVIGCLDTPTEGEVFVNGEEVTAMGDRERTRIRGEEVGFVFQTFNLMPRMTAVENVALPLVFRGIGGDERREQAADILERVGLGDRLDHVPNELSGGQRQRVAIARALVSDPAIILADEPTGNLDTTTGEQIMSLFEELHAEGNTVMMVTHERNIAEHAERVVNIVDGKIESVEELAEVEQ; encoded by the coding sequence ATGCATTCTGCCGCCACCGATGGGCCAGCCGTCCGTCTCACAGACGTGCGGAAGACCTACCAGGTCGGAGAGCCCGTCCACGCCCTCGACGGGGTGTCACTCGACATCCCGCGAGGGTCCTACACCGCCGTCATGGGTCCCAGCGGGTCGGGGAAGTCCACACTGATGAACGTCATCGGCTGCCTCGACACCCCGACCGAGGGTGAGGTGTTCGTCAACGGGGAGGAGGTCACCGCGATGGGGGACCGCGAACGCACCCGCATCCGGGGGGAGGAGGTCGGCTTCGTCTTCCAGACGTTCAACCTCATGCCCCGGATGACCGCCGTCGAGAACGTCGCCCTCCCGCTCGTCTTCCGCGGTATCGGCGGTGACGAACGCCGCGAGCAGGCTGCCGACATCCTCGAACGGGTCGGGCTGGGCGACCGCCTCGACCACGTCCCGAACGAACTCTCCGGGGGCCAGCGCCAGCGCGTCGCCATCGCCCGGGCACTGGTGTCGGACCCGGCCATCATCCTCGCCGACGAGCCGACCGGCAACCTCGACACCACGACCGGCGAGCAGATCATGAGCCTGTTCGAGGAGCTCCACGCCGAGGGGAACACGGTCATGATGGTGACGCACGAGCGCAACATCGCTGAGCACGCCGAGCGTGTCGTCAACATCGTCGACGGGAAGATAGAGTCCGTCGAGGAGCTGGCCGAGGTCGAGCAGTGA
- a CDS encoding OsmC family protein translates to MPVEKTQHVQGIDQATHDAFVDWVEANPAAATIEFSATGTTEDVAVHTEATIGEFVMGDETKGADREHTIEVGLPAEMEDAMGYTDPTDRCEAVELALAGLTACINGTVQLNAMREGIAVEDVTTSVSVPFDPRVLLGIHDEDRASEMLGDLDIEVQVTGTDLSEADIERIKTFPKRSPVFNLLTGAHPAKPTVHVAT, encoded by the coding sequence ATGCCAGTCGAGAAGACACAGCACGTACAGGGAATCGACCAGGCGACCCACGACGCGTTCGTCGACTGGGTCGAAGCGAACCCCGCCGCCGCGACCATCGAGTTCAGCGCGACGGGCACGACCGAGGACGTGGCGGTCCACACCGAGGCGACCATCGGCGAGTTCGTCATGGGTGACGAGACCAAGGGCGCAGACCGCGAGCACACCATCGAGGTCGGCCTGCCGGCCGAGATGGAAGACGCGATGGGCTACACCGACCCCACGGACCGTTGCGAGGCCGTCGAACTCGCGCTCGCGGGCCTCACCGCCTGCATCAACGGGACCGTCCAGCTCAACGCCATGCGCGAGGGCATCGCCGTCGAGGACGTGACGACCAGCGTCTCCGTCCCGTTCGACCCCCGGGTCCTGCTCGGTATCCACGACGAGGACCGGGCCAGCGAGATGCTCGGCGACCTCGACATCGAGGTCCAGGTGACCGGGACCGACCTCAGCGAGGCCGACATCGAGCGCATCAAGACGTTCCCGAAGCGCTCGCCCGTGTTCAACCTCCTGACCGGGGCGCACCCGGCGAAACCGACGGTCCACGTCGCGACCTGA
- a CDS encoding NADPH-dependent FMN reductase has product MSGTPTVLAVSGSLRETSYTRTALLHALDAAETAGAETALLDLREAALPMFDPDEDDQGAGEYVRQVREADAVILGSPVYHGSYSGALKNFHDYCSFDDYEDTVVGLLATAGGGSYGPTLEHMRSTVRGVHGHVVPEQVGIRSAYDKFESAPDAPGGRAFTDEDIAERVASLGAAVVAAARRFETTCEEPATADD; this is encoded by the coding sequence ATGAGTGGCACGCCGACGGTCCTCGCGGTCAGCGGGAGTCTCCGCGAGACGAGTTACACGAGAACCGCCCTGTTGCACGCGCTCGACGCGGCCGAGACCGCGGGCGCCGAGACCGCCCTCCTCGACCTGCGGGAGGCCGCCCTGCCGATGTTCGACCCGGACGAGGACGACCAGGGTGCAGGCGAGTACGTCCGGCAGGTCCGGGAGGCGGACGCCGTCATCCTCGGCTCGCCGGTCTACCACGGCTCGTACTCGGGTGCGCTGAAGAACTTCCACGACTACTGCAGCTTCGACGACTACGAGGACACCGTGGTCGGCCTGCTGGCGACCGCCGGTGGCGGCTCCTACGGGCCGACGCTGGAGCACATGCGGAGCACGGTCCGCGGGGTCCACGGGCACGTGGTACCCGAGCAGGTCGGCATCCGGTCGGCCTACGACAAGTTCGAGTCGGCCCCCGACGCACCGGGCGGGCGGGCCTTCACCGACGAGGACATCGCCGAGCGCGTCGCGTCGCTGGGGGCCGCCGTCGTCGCGGCTGCCCGGCGGTTCGAGACGACCTGCGAGGAGCCGGCCACGGCCGACGACTGA
- a CDS encoding DUF1931 family protein produces the protein MADLIVKAAVKEALKDKNVASDFYDALDEEVAELLEDAARRAEANDRKTVQPRDL, from the coding sequence ATGGCAGACCTCATCGTCAAGGCAGCCGTGAAGGAAGCGCTCAAGGACAAGAACGTCGCATCGGACTTCTACGACGCACTCGACGAGGAAGTCGCTGAGCTCCTCGAGGACGCAGCCCGACGCGCCGAGGCGAACGACCGGAAGACGGTCCAGCCGCGCGACCTGTAA